DNA from Sulfitobacter albidus:
TCATATCGGATCACGCGGACTGGAACGGATTGCTTTGGGCAATTCGTGAAACAGGTGCCGAAAATATATATGTTACACATGGTTACACGGATATCTTCGCGCGGTACCTGAATGAGCAAGGTTGGAACGCGCAAGTCGTGCCGACGCAGTTCGAGGGCGAAAGCCTCGACCGCGCCGAGGCGGAGGAGGACGCCGCGTGAGGGCCTTTGCCGAACTCTTTACAGCCATCGATCAAAGCACCAAAACCACCATCAAGGTCAACGCGCTAGCTGCGTATTTTAACGCGGCAGATGATGTGGATAAGATATGGACAATCGCACTGTTCTCGGGCCGCCGACCCAAACGCGCGGTCACCACGACCCGCCTGCGCGAATGGGGCGCCGAGGTAGCGGGAATCCCGCTGTGGCTGTTTGAGGAATGCTATCCCATCGTCGGCGATCTGGCCGAAACGATCGCCCTTGTCCTGCCCCCGAACGAGACGACCGATAACCGCCCGCTCAGCCAGTGGATCACCGATCTGCGCGCGGTTTACCAAGAGGATGAGGCGGCCAAGAAACGCTTTGTGCTCGACGCATGGGCGCGGCTGGGCGGGACCGAGCGGTTTATCTTCAACAAGCTCATTACCGGCGGGATGCGCGTGGGCGTCAGCCAAAAGCTGATGACCCGCGCGCTGGCCCGCGCCACCGACCGCGATGGGGCGGAACTGGCCCACCGCTTGATGGGCAACTGGCACCCTGACGACACGACGTGGCACGCGCTGATTGAGGCCGAAGATGCCTCCGCCGATGCCTCGCGCCCCTATCCCTTCTATCTCGCCTACGCGCTTGAGGACGGGCCGGAGGCGCTGGACGCGCCAGAAAACTGGCGCGCGGAGTGGAAGTGGGACGGCATCCGTGGCCAGCTGATCCTGCGCGGCGGCGAATATTTTGTCTGGTCGCGCGGCGAAGAACTGATGACCGACCGCTTCCCCGAACTGGCCCGTGCGGTTGACTACCTGCCCGACGGCACCGTGCTGGACGGCGAACTGCTGGTCTGGCACCCGGATCGCCCGCAGCCCGAAAGCTTCAACACGCTGCAACCCCGCATCGGTCGCAAGACGGTGCCGAAAAAGCTGCTCCGCGACGCGCCGGTGGTGCTGCACGCCTATGATCTGCTGGAGCATCAGGGCGCGGACATCCGCCAAACCGCGTTC
Protein-coding regions in this window:
- a CDS encoding ATP-dependent DNA ligase gives rise to the protein MRAFAELFTAIDQSTKTTIKVNALAAYFNAADDVDKIWTIALFSGRRPKRAVTTTRLREWGAEVAGIPLWLFEECYPIVGDLAETIALVLPPNETTDNRPLSQWITDLRAVYQEDEAAKKRFVLDAWARLGGTERFIFNKLITGGMRVGVSQKLMTRALARATDRDGAELAHRLMGNWHPDDTTWHALIEAEDASADASRPYPFYLAYALEDGPEALDAPENWRAEWKWDGIRGQLILRGGEYFVWSRGEELMTDRFPELARAVDYLPDGTVLDGELLVWHPDRPQPESFNTLQPRIGRKTVPKKLLRDAPVVLHAYDLLEHQGADIRQTAFKERRKLLETLCNGLPSDAPVRLSPQLPFEEWQALHAFRDGAREAQAEGLMLKRADSPYLSGRKKGDWWKWKLAPLTIDAVMIYAQSGSGRRANLFTDFTFAVWDGDALVPFTKAYSGLTDAEFRKITAWVRKNTQARFGPVRQVTPHHVFEIAFEGIQASPRHKSGVALRFPRMLRWRTDKPMAEANTLDDLKDMLATYG